In Hippoglossus stenolepis isolate QCI-W04-F060 chromosome 5, HSTE1.2, whole genome shotgun sequence, one genomic interval encodes:
- the ptprjb.1 gene encoding receptor-type tyrosine-protein phosphatase eta isoform X4: protein MRDKIIPSFAHLTHFPLTEPEVVWFLNVTDITTSSMHVMWSKPMGEHSFYRVHWTDRTLTGTVNVTDTKINVTGLTAGLRYSFTVVAVAGDNETESDTAEISHYTKPGIIGQPNVSSNTSSISLTWAPPPGQVFMYRLRWHDGGEKTTTDNFTVLSELISGTNHTITVVAVAGDNKTQGDPYTFTSFTRPDSVTMLRQAGITTNAVTLVWEQPNSKNGQSYVVLVTQNSSSFPEVRVFNTTFTSTRLSSGTNTSFTVTTQTTDHTPAAPVTVYYFTRPYSITGLKVETLNTTTGRLVWSEPLEYKNGYTYRVQTTGCGSQNQTVEVKAAEISALTPGTNCTFCVFVIAADGTEGEENCTSQYTKPETVQVSLSSQGSNSSVLVSWTKPPGKVDNFKVHLNSTSNLTERVLSSTSNSSLFEGLSAGTLYSARVFTFSGPFNASSEYIPNATFPNPPGSVEVLTRTTSSIEVRWGEAPLMTASPFFYKLTHTPSQGGGSTTSNTSNNNHTLVSLLSGTSYNISIATVGPMDFESEKVHIYMVTTRPYSITGLKVETLNTTTGRLVWSEPLEYKNGSKYRVQTTGCGSQNQTVEVKAAEISALTPGTNCTFCVFVIAADGTEGEENCTSQYTKPETVQVSLSSQGSNSSVLVSWTKPPGKVEYFEVHLNSTSSNLTEEVLNSTSTSFLFQGLSAGTLYSARVFTFSGPFNASSEYIPNATFPNPPGSVEVLTRTTSSIEVRWGEAPLMTASPFFYKLTHTPSQGGGSTTSNTSNNNHTLVSLLSGTSYNISIATVGPMDFESEKVHIYMVTTRPHSITGLKVETLNKTTGRLVWSEPLEYKNGSKYRVQTTGCGSQNQTVEVKAAEISALTPGTNCTFCVFVIAADGTEGEENCTSQYTKPETVQVSLSSQGSNSSVLVSWTKPHGKVEHFKVHLNSTSSNLTEEVRNSTSTSFLFRGLSAGTLYSARVFTFSGPFNASSEYIPNATFPNPPGSVEVLTRTTSSIEVRWGEAPLMTASPFFYKLTHTPSQGGGSTTSNTSNNNHTLVSLLSGTSYNISIATVGPMDFESEKVHIYMVTTRPHSITGLKVETLNTTTGRLVWSEPPEYKNGSKYRVQTTGCGSQNQTVTGEAAEISALTPGTNCTFCVFVIAANGTEGEENCTSQYTKPETVQVSLSSQGSNSSVLVSWTKPPGKVDNFKVHLNNMSSNLTEKVLNSTSTSFLFRGLSAGTIYSARVSTFSGPFNVSSEYIPNATFPNPPGSVEVLTRTTSSIEVRWGEAPLMTASPFFYKLTHTPSQGGGSTTSNTSNNNYNLVSLHSGTSYNISIDTVGPMDFESEKVHIYMVTTRPYSITGLKVETLNTTTGRLVWSEPLEYKNGYKYRVQTTGCGSQNQTVTGEAAEISALTPGTNCTFCVFVIAANGTEGEENCTSQYIKPETVQVSLSSQGSNSSVLVSWTKPHGKVEHFKVHLNSTSSNLTERVLSSTSNSSLFEGLSAGTLYSARVFTFSGPFNASSEYIPNATFPNPPGSVEVLTTTTSSIEVRWGEAPLMTAPSFFYKLTHTPSQGGGYKPSNTSNTNHTFDSLLPGTSYNISIATVGPMDFESEKIHIYMVTTTELHVESVVARTTQEDNITVAWEPVEYTGSFHYRLKWTNRHGLQNITTQETTYTISDLDPGSRHNFSVTPEISEGKPGKTTMNSSCTNASPVNNLRCEGPNEPKAQIILSWNKPRGQHSGLWVTADDKSFNISTNTSYNYTVFYPHHNTKYRQTVQTLSCGLPSSPVSCENFTGITDPPIPPNYKEMLEVTGVVYNKFSLQIKRELLNNTKGPVKYVGVLVTNNLAGVDTSNLKKYMGKTYDQWRAADTPMYLATVKETNPQSRSGGNPLNIEVGDETIWKNYTNGALEATGEYQYAIVLFTDVTLQDGLVDIEESLASVTMVFTVVKLPQNPAVIGVAVGATLGIFCILFIILIGFIIYWKRFSRKEPSDIQIHSMRAKVSVAVRIEDYERYFKKQKADSNCGFAEEFEDLKAVGTGQSRTSALTLENKSKNRYNNVLPYDFSRVKLSIIHGNPYDDYINANYMPGYNSRKEFIASQGPLPITVSDFWRMIWEKNVQTLVMLTRCNEQGRVKCEQYWGFDTKHCENITVTTTSDIPLEDWTIRDFDIKNLKTAETRAVRQFHFTAWPDHGVPETTELLIDFRHLVREHMDQYSRHSPTVVHCSAGVGRTGTFIAIDRLIFQIERDNCVDVYGIVHDQRMHRTLMVQTEDQYVFLNQCAMDIIRSRTGTNVDLIYQNLAAMSVYENIKPKKGGQKNGYSNA, encoded by the exons ATGAGAGATAAAATCATCCCTTCATTCGCCCATTTAACCCATTTTCCCCTCACAGAGCCTGAAGTAGTCTGGTTCCTCAATGTAACTGACATCACAACATCCTCCATGCATGTGATGTGGAGTAAACCAATGGGAGAACACTCCTTTTACAGAGTCCATTGGACTGACAGGACATTGACCGGGACAGTCAATGTGactgacacaaaaataaatgtcactgGGCTGACTGCTGGGTTGAGGTACAGTTTTACTGTCGTAGCAGTGGCTGGAGATAACGAAACAGAAAGTGACACAGCAGAGATTTCTCATTACACAA AGCCAGGTATAATCGGGCAACCTAATGTGTCCTCAAACACGTCCTCCATCTCTCTAACCTGGGCCCCGCCTCCTGGTCAGGTGTTCATGTACAGGTTGAGGTGGCACGATGGTGGAGAGAAGACGACGACCGACAACTTTACTGTGTTGTCAGAGCTGATCTCTGGTACTAACCACACCATCACCGTCGTCGCTGTAGCTGGAGACAATAAGACACAAGGAGACCCTTACACTTTCACTTCATTCACAA gaCCGGACTCTGTGACCATGCTGAGACAGGCAGGAATCACCACAAACGCAGTGACCTTGGTGTGGGAGCAGCCGAACAGCAAAAATGGCCAATCATATGTGGTGCTTGTGACCCAAaactcctcctcttttcctgaAGTTCGAGTTTTCAACACCACATTCACAAGCACCAGACTTTCATCTGGGACCAACACCAGCTTCACTGTCACGACTCAGACAACAGATCAcactccagcagctcctgtgaCAGTTTACTACTTCACAC ggCCTTATAGCATTACTGGGTTGAAGGTTGAAACCTTAAACACAACCACTGGACGTCTGGTTTGGAGTGAACCTCTGGAGTACAAGAATGGATATACGTATCGTGTTCAGACGACAGGCTGCGGCTCCCAAAACCAAACCGTTGAAGTAAAAGCTGCAGAGATCTCAGCGCTCACCCCTGGGACAAACTGCACCTTCTGTGTTTTCGTCATTGCAGCGGATGGCACTGAAGGAGAGGAAAACTGCACCTCACAGTACACTA AACCTGAGACAGTACAAGTCAGTCTCTCCAGTCAAGGCTCCAATAGTTCAGTCCTGGTGTCGTGGACCAAACCTCCTGGGAAGGTGGATAATTTTAAGGTTCATCTAAACAGCACGTCAAATTTAACGGAAAGAGTGCTGAGCTCTACCAGCAACTCCTCTCTGTTTGAGGGCCTGTCTGCAGGGACACTTTACAGTGCCAGAGTCTTCACATTTAGTGGACCCTTCAATGCATCATCTGAATACATCCCTAATGCAACTT TCCCAAACCCCCCCGGGTCAGTTGAGGTCCTGACAAGAACAACCAGCTCCATTGAAGTCAGGTGGGGGGAAGCTCCTCTGATGACAGCTTCACCGTTCTTCTACAAACTGACTCACACTCCATCTCAGGGAGGAGGATCCACCACATCCAACacctccaacaacaaccacactcTTGTCTCCCTTCTTTCTGGGACGTCCTACAACATCTCCATCGCCACCGTGGGTCCCATGGATTTTGAGAGTGAGAAGGTTCACATCTACATGGTTACTACAA ggCCTTATAGCATTACTGGGTTGAAGGTTGAAACCTTAAACACAACCACTGGACGTCTGGTTTGGAGTGAACCTCTGGAGTACAAGAATGGATCTAAGTATCGTGTTCAGACGACAGGCTGCGGCTCCCAAAACCAAACCGTTGAAGTAAAAGCTGCAGAGATCTCAGCGCTCACCCCTGGGACAAACTGCACCTTCTGTGTTTTCGTCATTGCAGCGGATGGCACTGAAGGAGAGGAAAACTGCACCTCACAGTACACTA AACCTGAGACAGTACAAGTCAGTCTCTCCAGTCAAGGCTCCAATAGTTCAGTGCTGGTGTCGTGGACCAAACCTCCTGGGAAGGTGGAATATTTTGAGGTTCATCTAAACAGCACGTCTTCAAATTTAACGGAAGAAGTGCTGAACTCTACCAGCACCTCCTTTCTGTTTCAAGGCCTGTCTGCAGGGACACTTTACAGTGCCAGAGTCTTCACATTTAGTGGACCCTTCAATGCATCATCTGAATACATCCCTAACGCAACTT TCCCAAACCCCCCCGGGTCAGTTGAGGTCCTGACAAGAACAACCAGCTCCATTGAAGTCAGGTGGGGGGAAGCTCCTCTGATGACAGCTTCACCGTTCTTCTACAAACTGACTCACACTCCATCTCAGGGAGGAGGATCCACCACATCCAACacctccaacaacaaccacactcTTGTCTCCCTTCTTTCTGGGACGTCCTACAACATCTCCATCGCCACCGTGGGTCCCATGGATTTTGAGAGTGAGAAGGTTCACATCTACATGGTTACTACAA ggCCTCATAGCATTACTGGGTTGAAGGTTGAAACCTTAAACAAAACCACTGGACGTCTGGTTTGGAGTGAACCTCTGGAGTACAAGAATGGATCTAAGTATCGTGTTCAGACGACAGGCTGCGGCTCCCAAAACCAAACCGTTGAAGTAAAAGCTGCAGAGATCTCAGCGCTCACCCCTGGGACAAACTGCACCTTCTGTGTTTTCGTCATTGCAGCGGATGGCACTGAAGGAGAGGAAAACTGCACCTCACAGTACACTA AACCTGAGACAGTACAAGTCAGTCTCTCCAGTCAAGGCTCCAATAGTTCAGTGCTGGTGTCGTGGACCAAACCTCATGGGAAGGTGGAACATTTTAAGGTTCATCTAAACAGCACGTCTTCAAATTTAACGGAAGAAGTGCGGAACTCTACCAGCACCTCCTTTCTGTTTCGAGGCCTGTCTGCAGGGACACTTTACAGTGCCAGAGTCTTCACATTTAGTGGACCCTTCAATGCATCATCTGAATACATCCCTAATGCAACTT TCCCAAACCCCCCCGGGTCAGTTGAGGTCCTGACAAGAACTACCAGCTCCATTGAAGTCAGGTGGGGGGAAGCTCCTCTGATGACAGCTTCACCGTTCTTCTACAAACTGACTCACACTCCATCTCAGGGAGGAGGATCCACCACATCCAACacctccaacaacaaccacactcTTGTCTCCCTTCTTTCTGGGACGTCCTACAACATCTCCATCGCCACCGTGGGTCCCATGGATTTTGAGAGTGAGAAGGTTCACATCTACATGGTTACTACAA ggCCTCATAGCATTACTGGGTTGAAGGTTGAAACCTTAAACACAACCACTGGACGTCTGGTTTGGAGTGAACCTCCGGAGTACAAGAATGGATCTAAGTATCGTGTTCAGACGACAGGCTGCGGCTCCCAAAACCAAACCGTTacaggagaagctgcagagatcTCAGCGCTCACCCCTGGGACAAACTGCACCTTCTGTGTTTTCGTCATTGCAGCAAATGGCACTGAAGGAGAGGAAAACTGCACCTCACAGTACACTA AACCTGAGACAGTACAAGTCAGTCTCTCCAGTCAAGGCTCCAATAGTTCAGTGCTGGTGTCGTGGACCAAACCTCCTGGGAAGGTGGATAATTTTAAGGTTCATCTAAACAACATGTCTTCAAATTTAACGGAAAAAGTGCTGAACTCTACCAGCACCTCCTTTCTGTTTCGAGGCCTGTCTGCAGGGACAATTTACAGTGCCAGAGTCTCCACATTTAGTGGACCCTTCAATGTATCATCTGAATACATCCCTAACGCAACTT TCCCTAACCCCCCCGGGTCAGTTGAGGTCCTGACAAGAACAACCAGCTCCATTGAAGTCAGGTGGGGGGAAGCTCCTCTGATGACAGCTTCACCGTTCTTCTACAAACTGACTCACACTCCATCTCAGGGAGGAGGATCCACCACATCCAACACCTCCAACAACAATTACAATCTTGTCTCCCTTCATTCTGGGACATCCTACAACATCTCCATCGATACCGTGGGTCCCATGGATTTTGAGAGTGAGAAGGTTCACATCTACATGGTTACTACAA ggCCTTATAGCATTACTGGGTTGAAGGTTGAAACCTTAAACACAACCACTGGACGTCTGGTTTGGAGTGAACCTCTGGAGTACAAGAATGGATATAAGTATCGTGTTCAGACGACAGGCTGCGGCTCCCAAAACCAAACCGTTacaggagaagctgcagagatcTCAGCGCTCACCCCTGGGACAAACTGCACCTTCTGTGTTTTCGTCATTGCAGCGAATGGCACTGAAGGAGAGGAAAACTGCACCTCACAGTACATTA AACCTGAGACAGTACAAGTCAGTCTCTCCAGTCAAGGCTCCAATAGTTCAGTGCTGGTGTCGTGGACCAAACCTCATGGGAAGGTGGAACATTTTAAGGTTCATCTAAACAGCACGTCTTCAAATTTAACGGAAAGAGTGCTGAGCTCTACCAGCAACTCCTCTCTGTTTGAGGGCCTGTCTGCAGGGACACTTTACAGTGCCAGAGTCTTCACATTTAGTGGACCCTTCAATGCATCATCTGAATACATCCCTAACGCAACTT TCCCAAACCCCCCCGGGTCAGTTGAGGTcctgacaacaacaaccagctcCATTGAAGTCAGGTGGGGGGAAGCTCCTCTGATGACAGCTCCATCGTTCTTCTACAAACTGACTCACACTCCATCTCAGGGAGGAGGATACAAACCCTCCAACACCTCCAACACCAACCACACATTTGACTCCCTGCTTCCTGGGACGTCCTACAACATCTCCATCGCCACCGTGGGTCCCATGGATTTTGAGAGTGAGAAGATTCACATCTACATGGTTACTACAA CCGAGTTGCATGTGGAGTCTGTCGTGGCTCGTACGACGCAAGAGGACAACATCACAGTCGCATGGGAACCTGTTGAATACACAGGAAGCTTTCATTACCGTTTGAAGTGGACAAACCGACATGGGCTCCAAAATATCACAACGCAGGAAACAACGTATACGATATCCGACCTGGATCCTGGCAGCCGACATAACTTTAGTGTCACCCCAGAGATCTCTGAAGGGAAGCCGGGCAAGACAACAATGAATTCCAGCTGCACAA ATGCAAGCCCGGTGAACAACTTAAGATGTGAAGGTCCAAACGAACCCAAGGCACAAATCATCCTTTCCTGGAACAAACCCAGGGGCCAGCACTCCGGCTTATGGGTCACTGCCGATGACAAAAGCTTCAACATCTCAACAAACACCTCATATAATTATACTGTGTTCTACCCTCATCACAATACTAAATACAGGCAGACTGTGCAGACGCTGAGCTGTGGACTGCCCAGCTCTCCTGTGTCTTGTGAGAACTTCACAGGCATTACAG ATCCTCCCATCCCACCCAACTATAAGGAAATGTTGGAAGTGACTGGAGTGGTATACAACAAGTTCTCCCTTCAGATCAAGAGAGAATTGCTGAATAACACCAAAGGGCCAGTCAAATATGTTGGGGTGCTGGTGACAAATAACCTGGCTG GTGTTGACACTTCAAATTTGAAGAAGTACATGGGGAAAACTTATGATCAGTGGAGGGCGGCGGACACTCCAATGTACTTGGCAACAGTCAAAGAGACCAACCCCCAGTCACGCAGCGGAGGGAACCCTCTGAATATAGAAGTAGGAGATGAAACTATATGGAAGAACTACACTAATGGTGCTCTGGAAGCCACTGGAGAATACCA ATATGCCATCGTGTTGTTCACCGATGTGACTCTGCAGGATGGTCTTGTGGACATTGAGGAGTCTCTGGCCTCAGTAACAATGGTCTTCACTGTTGTTAAACTCCCACAAAACCCAG CTGTCATTGGCGTTGCTGTTGGAGCAACGCTGGGAATTTTTTGCATTCTTTTCATCATCCTCATTGGCTTCATAATCTACTGGAAAAG GTTTTCCAGAAAAGAACCGTCAGACATCCAGATTCACTCCATGAG AGCCAAAGT GAGTGTGGCTGTGAGGATCGAGGACTACGAGCGGTACTTCAAGAAGCAGAAGGCAGACTCCAACTGTGGCTTCGCTGAAGAGTTTGAG GACCTGAAGGCCGTTGGTACAGGTCAGTCGAGGACGAGCGCTCTGACCTTAGAGAACAAGTCCAAGAACCGCTACAACAACGTGCTTCCAT ACGACTTTTCTCGGGTGAAACTCTCTATCATCCATGGAAATCCATACGATGACTACATCAATGCTAACTACATGCCG GGTTACAACTCCAGGAAGGAGTTTATTGCATCTCAGGGTCCTTTGCCCATCACAGTCAGCGATTTCTGGAGGATGATATGGGAGAAGAATGTACAGACCCTGGTGATGCTGACACGCTGTAACGAACAGGGACGA GTAAAATGTGAGCAGTACTGGGGTTTTGACACCAAGcactgtgaaaacatcactgtgacAACAACCTCTGACATACCACTGGAAGACTGGACCATCAGGGACtttgacattaaaaat ctgaAAACTGCAGAGACACGCGCTGTGCGTCAGTTCCACTTCACGGCCTGGCCGGATCACGGGGTGCCAGAAACCACTGAGCTCCTCATCGACTTCAGACATCTGGTCAGAGAGCATATGGACCAGTACTCCAGACATTCTCCTACTGTGGTCCATTGCAG TGCTGGTGTTGGTCGTACAGGTACCTTCATAGCCATTGACCGTCTGATCTTCCAGATTGAAAGGGACAATTGCGTGGACGTTTATGGCATCGTCCATGATCAGCGCATGCACCGGACCCTTATGGTGCAGACCGAG GATCAGTATGTGTTCTTAAACCAGTGCGCCATGGACATCATCAGGTCAAGAACTGGAACCAATGTCGATCTAATCTACCAAAACCTCGCTGCGATGTCTGTTTACGAGAACATAAAACCCAAAAAAGGTGGTCAGAAAAACGGATACAGCAATGCATAG